The following coding sequences lie in one Polluticoccus soli genomic window:
- a CDS encoding porin family protein, whose translation MHDNHKHLVNWLYTVSSYPPLYNHMRLRLGILLVICVLFGNQASAQRKIINMADHDDKAYYFGITFGMNYSTYRVKFTQSFAEHDSFKVINTSSKPGFNLGLMGNVKLSSFIDARFNPCLAFAEKAFHLEQTDTGGAVIASDRTIEAIYMHMPLQLKFKSDRIQNFRFYGLLGGKFDIDLAANARSRRRDEFIKVKPFDAGYEIGVGFEFYNPNFIFAPELKLSQGLLNQQFKDGNIPLSNAIDFISTRMVVISIHLEG comes from the coding sequence ATGCACGATAATCATAAGCATTTGGTTAACTGGCTGTATACTGTATCTTCGTATCCTCCGTTATATAACCATATGCGCTTGCGACTCGGTATTTTATTGGTAATCTGCGTTTTGTTTGGCAACCAGGCTTCGGCCCAGCGCAAGATCATCAATATGGCCGACCACGACGATAAGGCGTATTACTTCGGTATCACCTTCGGCATGAACTACTCTACCTACAGGGTCAAGTTCACCCAATCGTTCGCCGAACACGATAGTTTCAAGGTCATCAACACCAGTTCCAAACCGGGCTTCAACCTGGGCCTGATGGGCAATGTGAAGCTGAGCAGTTTTATAGACGCTCGTTTCAACCCCTGCCTGGCCTTTGCCGAAAAGGCATTCCACCTGGAGCAGACCGATACAGGCGGAGCCGTTATAGCTTCGGACCGTACCATCGAGGCCATTTACATGCATATGCCGCTGCAGCTCAAGTTCAAAAGCGACCGCATACAGAATTTCCGTTTTTACGGCCTGCTGGGTGGCAAGTTCGATATAGACCTGGCCGCCAACGCCCGCTCGCGCCGCCGCGACGAGTTTATCAAAGTAAAGCCTTTCGATGCCGGCTATGAAATAGGTGTAGGCTTCGAGTTTTACAATCCCAACTTCATCTTTGCCCCAGAGCTGAAACTAAGCCAGGGCCTGCTGAACCAGCAGTTCAAAGACGGGAATATCCCGCTCAGCAACGCCATCGACTTCATTAGCACGCGCATGGTGGTTATTTCCATACACCTTGAGGGTTAA
- a CDS encoding FeoA family protein, with the protein MKVLEEKLLRLSQLPAGQKAVIKSHEQSDFQLTLMEMGCIPGEPVWIEMIAPLGDPMAIQIAGYYLSIRKQDADKIWVGTTA; encoded by the coding sequence ATGAAGGTGTTGGAGGAAAAACTGTTGCGCCTGTCGCAACTGCCCGCCGGTCAAAAGGCGGTGATCAAAAGCCACGAGCAGAGCGATTTTCAGCTTACCCTGATGGAAATGGGCTGCATACCGGGAGAGCCGGTGTGGATAGAGATGATAGCCCCCCTCGGCGACCCAATGGCCATACAAATAGCCGGCTACTACCTGAGCATCCGCAAACAGGATGCAGATAAGATATGGGTGGGTACCACTGCCTGA
- a CDS encoding peroxiredoxin encodes MALRLGDEAPNFRAQTTEGEIDLHQYLGNSWGILFSHPADYTPVCTTELGRTAQLKDEFARRNVKVLAVSVDPLDKHQGWVNDINETQNTTVNFPIIADEGRTVATLYDMIHPEASLTQTVRSLFVIGPDKKIKLTITYPASTGRNFVEVLRVIDSLQLTANHSVATPADWKHGEDVIVVPAVSTEDAQQKFPKGLKIVKPYLRYTPQPNLE; translated from the coding sequence ATGGCATTAAGACTTGGCGACGAAGCGCCAAATTTCCGCGCCCAGACCACTGAGGGCGAAATTGATCTGCATCAATACCTGGGCAATAGCTGGGGCATCCTGTTCTCTCACCCGGCCGACTATACGCCGGTATGTACTACCGAGCTGGGCCGCACTGCGCAACTGAAAGACGAGTTTGCAAGGCGCAACGTAAAAGTGCTGGCAGTAAGTGTTGACCCGCTGGACAAACACCAGGGCTGGGTGAATGACATCAACGAAACACAGAACACAACTGTCAACTTCCCGATCATAGCAGATGAGGGCCGCACCGTGGCTACCCTGTACGATATGATACACCCCGAGGCCAGCCTGACGCAGACCGTGCGCTCGCTGTTTGTGATAGGCCCCGATAAGAAGATCAAGCTGACCATCACATACCCGGCTTCTACAGGCCGCAACTTTGTTGAAGTGCTGCGAGTGATTGATTCTCTGCAACTTACAGCAAATCACAGCGTAGCTACCCCTGCCGACTGGAAACACGGCGAGGACGTGATCGTGGTGCCTGCAGTGAGTACAGAAGATGCACAACAAAAATTTCCTAAAGGATTAAAAATTGTAAAACCGTATCTTCGCTATACGCCACAGCCAAATCTAGAATAA
- the nadD gene encoding nicotinate (nicotinamide) nucleotide adenylyltransferase, whose translation MHIGLYFGSFNPIHIGHLIVANHVVENTDVDKIWFVVSPHNPLKDSHTLLNEYDRLHLVQLAIEDNSRFRASNVEFHLPKPSYTIDTLTYLAEKFPLETFSVVMGSDSFSNIHRWKNYEQLVSQYSFIVYNRPGFPVADTYGAKLQVVDAPLLEISSTFIRQQIKTKKSVRYVLPDKVREYVENSNYYK comes from the coding sequence ATGCATATAGGGTTGTATTTCGGCAGTTTTAATCCCATACATATAGGTCACCTGATAGTAGCGAACCATGTAGTAGAGAATACCGACGTAGATAAGATCTGGTTTGTAGTATCGCCGCACAACCCTTTGAAGGACTCGCACACCCTGCTGAATGAATACGACCGCCTGCACCTGGTGCAACTGGCCATAGAAGACAACTCCAGGTTCAGGGCCAGCAATGTAGAGTTTCACCTGCCAAAGCCGTCTTATACCATCGACACCCTTACCTACCTGGCCGAAAAATTCCCGCTGGAAACCTTTTCGGTGGTGATGGGATCCGATAGCTTTTCCAACATCCATCGCTGGAAGAACTATGAGCAGCTGGTGAGCCAGTATTCTTTCATCGTTTACAACAGGCCGGGTTTTCCCGTGGCAGATACTTACGGTGCAAAGCTTCAGGTGGTGGACGCTCCGCTGCTGGAGATATCGTCTACCTTCATCCGCCAGCAGATAAAAACAAAGAAGTCGGTACGCTACGTGCTGCCTGACAAGGTGCGCGAGTACGTCGAGAACAGCAACTACTATAAATAA
- the ybeY gene encoding rRNA maturation RNase YbeY, producing the protein MPSRFHELEVRAKLKEKRRLSAFLDELVRKNLKKTQKVQLTYIFCSDEHLLGINQQFLKHNTYTDIITFDLGEYDDEMIGEIYVSVDRVADNAEKFGVSYNDELHRVIFHGALHLCGYKDKTDADRKEMRRKEDLCLKQYFKA; encoded by the coding sequence ATGCCCTCACGGTTTCACGAGCTCGAAGTCCGCGCCAAACTCAAAGAAAAACGCCGTTTATCGGCTTTTTTGGACGAATTGGTGCGCAAAAACCTGAAAAAAACGCAGAAGGTGCAGCTCACCTACATCTTCTGTAGCGACGAACACTTGCTGGGCATCAACCAACAGTTCCTGAAACACAACACCTATACAGATATTATAACATTTGACCTTGGCGAGTACGACGACGAGATGATCGGTGAGATCTACGTCAGCGTGGACCGCGTGGCCGATAACGCCGAAAAGTTTGGCGTGAGCTACAACGACGAGCTGCATCGTGTCATCTTCCATGGAGCCCTGCACCTGTGCGGCTACAAAGACAAGACCGATGCCGACCGCAAAGAGATGCGCCGTAAAGAAGACCTTTGCCTGAAACAATATTTTAAAGCCTGA
- a CDS encoding AI-2E family transporter, with protein MTFLNTDNLKQFVLIGLIIVLGYALGRELYIFFPGVLGAITLYILMRQKFFELTVIKNWKKWLTALLFILVAIVIFVLPIAALVQVLLPKFTAFLGDESQLNTILETLSRKLQKLSPHLAINDDQVRGMIQRATTSVPTVLNATLNMLTNAILAFFLLYYMLVDGRKMEYTVQKYIPLKDTNIDDIWEATRIMVVSNAIGIPVLAASQAIVSILGYYMFGIEEYILWGVITGVFSLVPIIGTAVVWIPLCVYLYAIDRSGQGTGLLFYSLLITGSVDNILRFTILRRLGDIHPITTALGIMVGIPLFGFMGFIFGPMLISYFLLLIKIFRVEFSPRGSATD; from the coding sequence ATGACCTTCCTGAATACCGATAACCTGAAGCAGTTTGTGCTCATTGGCCTCATCATCGTCCTGGGTTATGCCCTGGGCCGGGAGCTCTATATTTTCTTCCCGGGCGTGCTGGGTGCCATCACCCTATATATCCTGATGCGTCAGAAATTCTTTGAGCTGACGGTCATCAAAAACTGGAAGAAATGGCTCACCGCTTTATTATTCATTCTTGTTGCCATCGTCATCTTCGTATTACCCATAGCCGCCCTCGTCCAGGTGTTGCTACCTAAGTTCACTGCCTTCCTGGGCGATGAAAGCCAACTCAACACCATCCTGGAAACCCTCAGCCGAAAACTACAAAAGCTGTCTCCTCACCTGGCTATCAACGACGACCAGGTACGCGGCATGATACAGCGAGCCACCACTTCGGTGCCTACTGTCCTCAATGCCACGCTCAATATGCTCACCAATGCCATTCTCGCCTTCTTCCTCCTGTATTACATGCTGGTAGATGGCCGCAAAATGGAATACACCGTGCAGAAATACATCCCTCTAAAGGATACTAACATCGACGACATCTGGGAGGCCACCCGCATCATGGTGGTGTCAAACGCCATTGGCATTCCGGTGCTGGCAGCCAGCCAGGCTATTGTATCCATACTCGGTTACTATATGTTCGGCATTGAGGAGTATATCCTTTGGGGAGTGATCACCGGGGTCTTCTCGCTGGTACCCATCATCGGTACAGCGGTAGTATGGATTCCATTGTGCGTTTATCTCTATGCTATCGACAGGAGCGGACAAGGCACCGGCCTGCTATTCTACTCCCTGCTTATTACCGGCAGCGTCGATAATATTCTGCGCTTTACCATCCTGCGTCGGCTTGGCGACATTCACCCCATCACCACTGCGTTGGGCATCATGGTGGGCATCCCGCTATTCGGGTTTATGGGCTTCATCTTCGGCCCCATGCTCATTTCCTACTTCCTGCTGTTGATCAAGATTTTCCGTGTAGAATTTTCCCCAAGGGGCAGCGCAACAGACTAG
- a CDS encoding YtxH domain-containing protein, with amino-acid sequence MANNTGKTVATLLIGAAIGAAVGYILATDKDTRQENMERIKDRLSNLKNKFNKRNVDLEEEIYNA; translated from the coding sequence ATGGCTAACAACACTGGAAAAACTGTTGCTACGTTATTGATTGGTGCTGCAATAGGCGCAGCAGTAGGTTACATTCTCGCCACAGACAAAGACACCCGCCAGGAAAACATGGAGCGTATCAAAGATCGCCTGAGTAATCTGAAAAACAAGTTCAACAAAAGGAACGTTGACCTTGAAGAGGAGATCTACAACGCTTAA
- a CDS encoding RluA family pseudouridine synthase, which yields MQLDILYEDKDLVIVNKPAGLLVIPDRFNRELPSLNKLLEQHYGKQVFVVHRIDRDTSGVICFAKHEESHKYLSKLFQEHEVGKYYLGLVHGRLIPTEGRIEKPIVEHPAKNGKMVTAKKGKPSITDYKVVEEWPLHSLVQFQIHTGRTHQIRVHTQSIGHSIVADPLYGDGKPFFLSSIKKKYRLSDNDEAERPLLSRLALHASRLELKKEDGTEIVAEAPLPKDIAACVKQLNKWSKV from the coding sequence ATGCAGTTAGACATACTATACGAAGACAAAGACCTGGTAATTGTGAACAAACCCGCCGGCCTGCTGGTGATACCCGACAGGTTCAACCGCGAGCTGCCCTCGCTCAACAAGTTGCTGGAGCAGCACTACGGCAAGCAGGTATTTGTCGTGCACCGTATAGACCGCGACACCAGCGGTGTCATCTGTTTTGCCAAACACGAAGAGAGCCATAAGTACCTCTCTAAACTGTTCCAGGAGCACGAGGTAGGTAAGTACTACCTTGGGCTGGTACATGGCCGCCTCATTCCTACTGAAGGACGCATCGAAAAACCTATCGTTGAGCACCCTGCCAAGAACGGTAAGATGGTAACCGCTAAAAAAGGCAAGCCCTCTATTACCGATTATAAGGTGGTAGAAGAATGGCCCCTGCACTCGCTGGTGCAGTTCCAGATACACACCGGCCGCACGCACCAGATCAGGGTACACACACAGTCTATTGGCCACTCTATTGTAGCCGACCCGCTCTATGGCGACGGCAAACCTTTCTTCCTCTCCTCCATCAAAAAGAAATACCGCTTGTCAGATAACGACGAAGCCGAACGCCCCCTGCTTAGCCGACTGGCCCTGCACGCCTCGCGCCTCGAGCTGAAAAAAGAGGATGGCACCGAGATAGTAGCCGAAGCGCCACTACCCAAAGACATTGCCGCCTGCGTAAAGCAGCTAAATAAGTGGTCTAAGGTGTAA
- a CDS encoding sensor histidine kinase: protein MFDSDIGFTIVVTTLLILLLIAGVIITIFLANRRHVQQEVKMALMQTNYEKELRAVENEVQEQTLNNISRELHDNIGHLLTLMRIQIEQEKLDRPEVVTTLAPIDSTLTDTIQQVRLLSHSLNSDVLEQKGLLQMVEQEANRLRQFKKISIHLQHDETEPVLNKDQRIMAFRIYQELLNNMLKHARAKNIHVQLKAKDKFTLLLSDDGQGFDLAETMRSGGGAGLKNMTKRAALANLHFHIDTAVGKGSTFTLSETNI from the coding sequence ATGTTTGATTCTGATATAGGTTTTACCATTGTTGTTACTACACTTCTTATCCTATTATTGATAGCTGGTGTGATCATCACGATCTTTTTGGCCAACCGTAGACATGTGCAGCAGGAAGTAAAGATGGCGCTGATGCAAACCAATTACGAAAAAGAGTTGCGCGCTGTAGAGAATGAAGTACAAGAGCAAACGCTCAATAACATCTCGCGCGAACTGCACGATAATATCGGCCATCTGCTCACGCTGATGCGCATACAAATAGAACAGGAAAAGCTGGACAGACCAGAGGTGGTCACTACGCTGGCGCCCATCGATTCGACACTAACAGATACCATACAACAAGTCCGCTTGCTAAGCCATAGCCTGAACAGCGATGTGCTGGAGCAGAAGGGTCTTCTGCAAATGGTAGAACAGGAAGCCAACAGGCTGCGCCAGTTCAAAAAGATATCGATACACCTGCAGCACGATGAAACGGAACCTGTATTGAACAAAGACCAGCGTATCATGGCCTTCCGCATTTACCAGGAACTGTTGAACAATATGCTGAAACACGCGCGTGCAAAAAACATACATGTGCAGTTGAAGGCAAAAGATAAATTTACGCTGCTGTTGAGCGATGATGGACAAGGTTTTGACCTTGCTGAAACAATGCGTTCCGGCGGTGGTGCGGGATTGAAGAACATGACCAAACGTGCAGCACTGGCCAACCTGCATTTCCATATCGACACTGCCGTTGGCAAAGGCAGTACCTTTACACTTTCTGAAACAAACATCTGA
- a CDS encoding Sec-independent protein translocase subunit TatA/TatB, with amino-acid sequence MNTLLLLSMPGGGEMIWIALIIIVLFGAKKIPGLMGGIGKGIKEFKDAKEGKDTDTDK; translated from the coding sequence ATGAATACTCTACTACTTTTATCGATGCCCGGAGGTGGCGAAATGATTTGGATAGCACTGATAATCATCGTGCTTTTCGGTGCAAAGAAAATACCCGGCCTGATGGGGGGGATCGGCAAAGGCATCAAAGAATTTAAAGATGCCAAAGAGGGTAAGGATACCGATACGGACAAATAA
- a CDS encoding di-heme oxidoredictase family protein yields the protein MRKLAIISLCCLLAISCKKIFPSAPADEDILDGPLEGLTTEQKSQFLAGDVAFNDEVFTAETGLGPYFVATSCGSCHAGDGKGHPFTTLTRFGQLDSNGNTWLLHGGPQLQNRALPGHTPEQVPAGAPFSRFTPPANTGLGFLAALTDEQILANADRADSDGDGISGVPNYITPPAYFEPKWFHVAKNGKYIGRFGKKAAAIDLLQQTVNAYNQDMGITSEYSKDEPAIYNSTNEQPDNVPDPEVSTATLNNVVFYLRTLKVPVQRNANDVDVIAGKNLFIETGCGKCHTPQWTTQVSDVASLSNKTFYPYTDLLMHDMGPGLDDGYTEGIAKTSEWKTPALWGLGLSMNSQGGQYYLMHDGRAHTIHDAISLHGGEAEQIKNKYLQLSEADKNKLTKFLESL from the coding sequence ATGAGAAAGCTGGCAATTATCAGCCTTTGTTGTTTACTGGCGATTTCGTGTAAAAAAATATTTCCTTCAGCTCCTGCTGACGAAGACATCCTTGACGGGCCGCTCGAGGGTTTGACCACCGAACAGAAATCACAATTCCTGGCGGGCGATGTAGCCTTCAACGATGAAGTGTTTACCGCTGAAACCGGTTTAGGTCCATACTTCGTAGCAACATCCTGTGGCTCGTGCCATGCGGGCGATGGAAAAGGGCACCCATTTACCACGCTTACCCGCTTTGGTCAGCTTGACTCGAACGGCAACACCTGGTTGTTGCACGGCGGACCGCAATTGCAAAACAGGGCACTGCCCGGTCATACACCTGAGCAAGTTCCGGCTGGTGCACCGTTCTCGCGGTTTACGCCTCCTGCCAATACCGGGTTGGGTTTCCTGGCTGCACTTACCGATGAACAGATATTGGCCAATGCCGACCGTGCGGATAGCGATGGTGACGGTATCTCCGGCGTGCCTAACTATATCACACCTCCAGCTTACTTTGAACCTAAATGGTTTCATGTAGCGAAGAACGGTAAGTATATAGGACGCTTTGGAAAGAAAGCCGCGGCGATCGATCTGCTGCAACAAACAGTAAATGCCTACAACCAGGATATGGGTATTACCAGCGAGTATTCGAAAGATGAACCGGCCATTTACAACAGTACGAATGAACAACCGGATAACGTTCCCGATCCTGAAGTATCAACGGCTACTCTTAATAATGTGGTGTTTTATCTACGAACATTGAAAGTACCTGTACAGCGCAATGCCAACGATGTGGATGTAATAGCCGGTAAAAACCTGTTTATAGAAACAGGTTGTGGCAAATGCCATACGCCGCAGTGGACAACGCAAGTGAGTGACGTAGCATCCTTGAGCAACAAAACCTTCTATCCTTACACAGACCTGTTGATGCACGACATGGGGCCGGGCCTGGATGACGGCTACACTGAAGGTATTGCCAAGACCAGCGAATGGAAGACACCGGCCTTATGGGGACTTGGTCTTTCTATGAATTCACAAGGTGGACAATACTACCTGATGCACGATGGACGCGCCCACACCATACACGATGCCATATCGCTACACGGTGGCGAAGCAGAGCAGATCAAGAACAAATACCTGCAGCTGAGCGAAGCCGATAAGAATAAACTCACCAAATTTTTGGAGAGCTTATGA
- a CDS encoding KGG domain-containing protein codes for MAENSKGRGGNSNSGRGSSGSGNSGGRSGSSSSGNKGGSRSNTSSGASKSKRGFASLDEEKQREIARKGGQSSHGGGRRSSSSSGSPSSKSRRSSRDMDDEEM; via the coding sequence ATGGCAGAAAACAGTAAGGGCCGCGGAGGCAATTCGAATAGTGGCCGAGGCAGCAGCGGTAGCGGCAATTCCGGCGGACGTAGTGGTAGCAGTTCTTCTGGCAACAAAGGGGGAAGCCGCAGCAATACCAGCAGTGGCGCCAGCAAATCAAAACGCGGATTTGCGTCTTTGGACGAGGAGAAACAACGTGAGATAGCCCGCAAAGGTGGCCAGTCCTCACATGGTGGCGGACGTCGCAGCAGCAGTAGCAGTGGCAGCCCTAGCAGCAAAAGCCGCCGCAGCAGCCGCGACATGGACGATGAAGAAATGTAG
- a CDS encoding AI-2E family transporter — protein MSNINLTKAIRLLAFFFLLFAGMYYLEGFLVPVVFAALLAMLFTPLSEKLERKNIARGWAVLICVLILVAVFAGIVSLVAWQINDLLSNADQLQEQFAQMVAKIKVLISTKLGVSHEQQQQMLEHQRSASAGKASQTITRLVAGLGGILTSCVLVMVYMYLFMYFRTRLRNFVLKLTPTDSKHQAEKIMDTTSGVIQKYLSGLAMMIVCLWIMYGIGFSIIGVKHALFFAVLCGLLEIVPFVGNITGTTLTVLFTLAQGGDMNDVIGIVCVYGTVQFLQSYILEPLVVGRAVSINPLFTILIIVFGEFLWGIPGMILALPLLAITKIIFDNISALKPYGYLVGEDEKNHTGDYAVVKWLKGLFTGKKYAD, from the coding sequence ATGAGCAACATCAACTTAACCAAGGCCATACGCCTGCTCGCCTTCTTTTTCCTGCTGTTTGCGGGCATGTATTATTTGGAGGGGTTCCTGGTACCGGTGGTGTTTGCAGCCTTGCTGGCCATGCTCTTCACCCCCCTCAGCGAAAAACTTGAAAGAAAGAATATAGCCCGTGGCTGGGCGGTACTGATCTGCGTGCTGATACTGGTGGCGGTGTTCGCTGGTATAGTATCGCTGGTAGCCTGGCAGATCAACGACCTGCTCAGCAATGCCGATCAGCTGCAAGAGCAGTTCGCGCAAATGGTAGCGAAGATCAAAGTACTGATCAGCACCAAGCTGGGCGTCTCGCATGAGCAACAACAACAAATGCTGGAACACCAACGATCAGCCTCGGCCGGCAAAGCCTCTCAAACCATCACAAGGCTGGTAGCAGGGTTGGGTGGTATCCTTACCAGCTGCGTATTGGTGATGGTATACATGTACTTATTCATGTACTTCCGCACGCGCCTGCGCAATTTTGTGCTGAAGCTGACCCCCACAGACAGTAAGCACCAGGCTGAAAAAATAATGGATACCACGTCAGGGGTCATCCAAAAGTATTTATCCGGGCTGGCTATGATGATCGTTTGCCTGTGGATCATGTATGGCATAGGCTTCAGTATCATCGGCGTAAAACATGCATTGTTCTTCGCGGTGCTCTGCGGCCTGCTGGAGATCGTGCCGTTTGTGGGTAACATAACCGGTACTACGCTCACAGTATTATTTACCCTGGCACAGGGAGGCGATATGAATGACGTGATAGGCATCGTCTGTGTATATGGCACCGTGCAATTCTTACAAAGCTATATCCTGGAGCCATTGGTGGTGGGACGGGCGGTGAGCATCAATCCTTTGTTCACCATACTCATTATCGTGTTCGGCGAATTTCTCTGGGGGATACCCGGCATGATACTGGCGCTACCGTTGCTGGCTATCACCAAGATCATCTTCGACAATATATCGGCATTGAAACCATACGGCTACCTGGTGGGCGAAGACGAGAAAAACCACACTGGCGACTACGCCGTTGTCAAATGGCTCAAAGGTCTTTTCACCGGCAAGAAGTACGCCGACTAA
- a CDS encoding Rieske (2Fe-2S) protein gives MTRQEFLKLCGGGCLAVVAMTALGGVAKAAIKQPLQDEENKIAIEKSKFEKKKDDEVTYRTYIKISPEGLDFPIVVYRFDENDYAALLLQCTHRGAELNINGDTVSCPAHDSEFSNRGEVLNGPADEPLKTFAVTSDEQFIYVNLV, from the coding sequence ATGACGCGGCAGGAGTTCTTAAAACTGTGTGGTGGCGGCTGCCTTGCTGTTGTTGCAATGACTGCCTTAGGTGGAGTGGCTAAAGCTGCTATAAAGCAGCCGTTGCAAGACGAGGAGAACAAAATAGCGATAGAGAAAAGCAAGTTTGAGAAGAAGAAAGACGACGAAGTGACCTATCGCACGTACATAAAAATTTCTCCTGAAGGGCTGGATTTTCCGATAGTCGTTTACCGGTTTGATGAAAATGACTATGCTGCACTATTGCTACAATGCACACATCGCGGAGCCGAGTTGAACATAAATGGTGATACAGTGAGCTGTCCTGCGCATGATAGCGAATTTAGCAACAGGGGCGAGGTGCTGAACGGCCCTGCCGACGAACCTTTAAAAACATTCGCTGTAACCAGCGACGAACAATTTATTTACGTAAACCTGGTATAA
- a CDS encoding response regulator transcription factor, whose translation MTKNVSIYLVDDHPIVRNGLKALIEKMGSYSIIQQFDNGQELLDTLPFTDNPDLIIMDLTMPVMDGAETVKELKARGVKTPVMILTLETTEKTIIELFRFGIRGYLPKSCTADVLKKAIDDVLKTGYYHDEMLMKALTTEHHQLKDEKTQVHEQITDREKQFLRLVCNEQELTYEQIADQMGVSRRTVDGYREAIFEKFNIKSKTGLVLFAIKYGLIDVARVEN comes from the coding sequence ATGACTAAGAATGTTTCCATATACCTGGTAGACGACCACCCGATAGTACGCAACGGCCTGAAAGCGCTCATTGAAAAAATGGGCAGCTACAGCATTATACAACAGTTTGACAACGGGCAGGAACTTTTAGACACCCTTCCATTTACGGACAATCCCGATCTCATTATCATGGACCTGACCATGCCGGTGATGGATGGCGCTGAAACAGTGAAAGAACTGAAAGCACGTGGTGTAAAAACACCGGTGATGATATTGACACTGGAAACCACCGAGAAAACGATCATCGAATTATTCCGATTTGGCATTCGTGGATATTTACCTAAGAGCTGCACTGCCGATGTGCTGAAGAAAGCGATAGACGATGTACTGAAAACGGGTTACTACCACGATGAAATGCTGATGAAAGCGCTCACGACCGAACACCACCAGCTGAAAGATGAGAAAACACAGGTACACGAACAGATAACCGACCGCGAAAAACAATTCCTTCGCCTGGTGTGCAACGAGCAGGAACTTACCTATGAACAGATAGCCGACCAAATGGGTGTAAGCCGTCGCACCGTGGATGGCTACCGCGAAGCGATCTTTGAGAAATTCAACATCAAATCGAAAACGGGACTGGTACTATTTGCAATAAAATACGGGCTAATAGATGTAGCCCGTGTAGAAAATTAA